Proteins co-encoded in one Papaver somniferum cultivar HN1 chromosome 5, ASM357369v1, whole genome shotgun sequence genomic window:
- the LOC113278926 gene encoding uncharacterized protein LOC113278926, giving the protein MGMKDTVFGTPKTTPKKKTVSKGTTPRRSPRLNSVDKSVEGASRKLSFMDVPISKHSQASSSGCSKDVDERPAYMDDFDDDFGQYMKGEHDVDLFPEEEVFTPVDPSKMEVKTRFANKEAFKKHLRGYCVLNKCQYILDRSAPSRIKAECRFKTEHDCPWFVYASKKEGEKTFVLRKVNLEHKCEGDPQNRNRSVDPHFVKDFVLDQMKNKPKKVVPDPYKIKEDFLAEKRVNIPYQCAWKARNLVLESLYGNYKESYNEVPAFCKMFTKCNDGSVAKFTFDTVNNTFESMTLSFEPAMRGWRKACRGVIGLDACHLTGEYGGGLMAATALDGQNGLVMLGIMVCRAETKENWIIFLKHLKDAILAHPVKVAFISDRQKGLLEAVGIVFPGHHHRYCWRHLYKNFKKDYKGLELYSSLWNAAKAYKEKHFQEHFDNIVKQSAAAGAYLRGLNLHHG; this is encoded by the exons ATGGGGATGAAAGACACAGTGTTTGGGACTCCAAAGACTACACCAAAGAAGAAGACAGTTAGTAAGGGAACCACCCCTAGAAGATCCCCAAGGCTAAATAGTGTGGATAAATCAGTTGAAGGTGCATCAAGAAAGCTGAGTTTCATGGATGTGcccatatccaaacattctcaggCTAGTAGCAGTGGTTGCA GTAAGGATGTGGATGAAAGACCTGCTTACATGGATgactttgatgatgattttggtcaGTACATGAAGGGTGAGCATGATGTAGATCTTTTccctgaagaagaagtttttactCCAGTAGATCCTAGCAAAATGGAGGTAAAAACTAGATTTGCAAATAAGGAAGCATTTAAGAAACATCTCAGGGGTTATTGTGTTCTTAATAAGTGTCAATATATTTTGGATAGAAGTGCTCCCTCTAGAATTAAGGCTGAGTGTAGGTTTAAAACAGAACATGATTGTCCTTGGTTTGTGTATGCTAGCAAGAAAGAGGGTGAGAAGACTTTTGTTCTTAGGAAAGTGAATTTGGAACATAAGTGTGAAGGGGATCCCCAAAATAGGAATAGATCTGTTGATCCTCATTTTGTAAAGGATTTTGTTCTTGATCAGATGAAGAATAAGCCTAAAAAAGTTGTTCCAGACCCTTATAAAATCAAGGAAGACTTCTTAGCTGAAAAGAGAGTAAATATACCATATCAGTGTGCATGGAAGGCTAGGAATCTAGTTTTAGAGTCATTATATGGGAACTATAAAGAAAGTTACAATGAAGTACCAGCATTCTGCAAGATGTTTACAAAATGCAATGATGGGTCTGTTGCTAAGTTCACTTTTGACACAGTGAATAACACCTTTGAAAGCATGACACTCTCATTTGAACCTGCAATGAGGGGTTGGCGAAAAGCATGCAGGGGAGTTATAGGGCTTGATGCCTGCCATCTAACAGGGGAATATGGGGGAGGATTGATGGCTGCAACTGCACTTGATGGACAGAATGGGTTAGTAATGTTAGGAATTATGGTATGCAGAGCTGAAACAAAGGAAaattggatcatttttttgaagcatttgaagGATGCAATATTAGCACATCCAGTGAAAGTGGCTTTCATTTCAGATAGGCAAAAAGGTTTATTGGAAGCTGTTGGTATAGTGTTCCCTGGCCATCACCACAGATACTGTTGGAG ACATTTATACAAAAATTTCAAGAAGGATTACAAGGGTCTTGAATTATACAGTTCTTTATGGAATGCAGCAAAAGCATACAAAGAAAAGCATTTTCAG GAACATTTTGACAATATTGTGAAACAGAGTGCTGCAGCTGGTGCTTATCTCA GAGGACTGAATCTGCATCATGGGTAG
- the LOC113281338 gene encoding uncharacterized protein LOC113281338 yields the protein MHAVSALHSIRPQWRKYCSDYYSVENYKATYAPTFAPLDDKSEWVQPNMNKKILNPPHSRKPGRPKSKRVRSYDEPRVEKTKRRCGKCGNVTNHNKRTCAGGEVGSNPTAKRQRTECDAQSFTFSNIEPSQTTGVRGAAKSNKKRTASFVGECFTGPGSQPLATPSSTPASTTPMSLPSIAPSSTPPSTINNLYQNFFGIGSVSQNIKQGKGRGNGKAKKK from the exons ATGCATGCAGTGAGTGCATTGCATAGCATAAGGCCACAATGGAGAaa GTACTGCAGTGATTACTATTCAGTGGAGAACTATAAGGCCACATATGCACCAACTTTTGCACCACTAGATGATAAAAGTGAATGGGTCCAG CCAAACATGAACAAGAAGATCTTGAACCCTCCTCACAGTAGGAAACCAGGAAGACCCAAGAGCAAGAGGGTAAGAAGTTATGATGAACCTCGTGTtgagaagacaaaaaggaggtgtGGGAAATGTGGAAATGTTACTAACCACAACAAAAGAACATGTGCTGGTGGTGAAGTGGGATCTAATCCAACTGCAAAGAGGCAAAGGACTGAATGTGATGCACAAAGCTTCACCTTCAGCAACATAGAGCCAAGTCAGACCACCGGAGTTAGGGGTGCAGCTAAGTCAAACAAGAAGAGAACGGCATCATTTGTTGGTGAATGTTTTACAGGGCCTGGCAGTCAGCCTTTGGCAACACCATCTTCTACTCCAGCTTCCACAACACCTATGAGTCTGCCATCTATAGCACCATCTTCTACTCCACCCTCTACAATAAATAACCTTTATCAGAACTTCTTTGGCATTGGATCTGTATCTCAGAATATAAAACAAGGAAAGGGAAGGGGAAATGGAAAGGCTAAGAAGAAATGA
- the LOC113277361 gene encoding uncharacterized protein LOC113277361 — translation MSTSRNFFAVLDDDVSGDILEEEMNTYVEDQVELEGKEDPPTIIKEGVGTCRKDKPEKKKKKKSVKKSLQEFQGEPSINGNIRNEDSDSSGERGIDLRVEPAIKDWARIPRHLKKEHQMLHKFSCKLKNGMRVLEASLCVTKNYNSHRLYGSHL, via the exons ATGTCTACATCGCGCAACTTTTTCGCCGTACTTGATGATGACGTTAGTGGTGATATTTTGGAAGAGGAGATGAATACCTATGTTGAGGATCAGGTGGAACTGGAGGGTAAAGAAGATCCTCCAACAATAATAAAGGAAGGTGTAGGAACATGTCGCAAAGACAAGcctgagaaaaagaaaaagaaaaaatctgtCAAG AAGTCTTTACAGGAATTTCAAGGAGAACCAAGTATAAATGGCAACATCAGAAACGAAGACTCTGACAGCAGTGGAGAAAGAGGTATTGATCTACGTGTGGAGCCAGCAATTAAAGACTGGGCAAGAATACCAAGACATCTAAAAAAAGAACATCAGATGCTTCACAAATTTTCTTGTAAGCTCAAGAACGGCATGAGGGTCTTGGAAGCTTCGCTTTGTGTTACAAAGAATTACAATAGCCACCGGTTGTATGGGAGCCACCTGTGA